ATTTGGCCGCCCTTTTGCGGGGTGGGCGGTTCAATCGTCAAGTTGGAATAGAAACCAGCCTTCGGGAGGAACGTTGCCTTGGCCTTGTGGTTATCATCGTATTCCTTGAGTCCGCTCGAAGAAGACAGCGGCTGTGATGCCGAAGAAATTTGAATATTCTGGTTCGGATCGTTCGGGTCCGGATTCGGCGTGCCGTTCGGGTCTAGCGAATTGCTGGAAGTTGCCGGCTGCGAATTGCTAGACGGATTGTTTTGAACGGGGTCCGGGATAACGACAGGAACTTGGACCGTGTCGCCCGTATTGGGGTCAACTACCTGGAATGCGGGGACCGTGTCACCGGTTTCGGGGTTGACATACGGAACTGTCGGAATGGTATCGCCTGTGGAGGGATCGATATAGTCACCCGTATTGGGGTCAATATAGGGGGTGGTGTAGGGATCTTCACCGATAGGGTTAGTGAGGGAGTTTGTGTCCTTGGAGTCGTCTGAACAACCGATAATCAGTGTACTGACGATAATAGGTAAAAGTAATGCCTTTTTATTCATAACAGCCCCTAGCAATTAAATGCTATATCCGCAATACACCATGGGTTAAAGTAATAAGTTTAGGGGCGAAAAGGCCTTTGTTAAGGCATTATTTACAGATTTTTTTCTCGAAATTGATGGGGGTCACAATTGTTTAAGTTTTGCACGGGGTGAAATGTCCCGAATTTTTGTTTTTGTAAAAATTTCGCAGTTTTTCGTGTAAAAATAAATGCCCGGACGGGGTGTCCGGACATTCAAAGTGAGTATGAAAATTTCGATTACTTCTTGCAGCACTTGCATTCGGCGATGCACTTGTAAGCGATACCGCCGATTACGCCACCGAGAATCGGGGCCACCCAGAAGAGCCAGAGTTGCTTGATAGCGGCACCACCAACGAACACAGCCATAGCGGTAGAGCGGGCCGGGTTCACGGAGGTGTTGGTCACCGGGATAGAGATGAGGTGGATGAGCGTGAGGCAGAGGCCGATAGCGATCGGGGCAAAGCCTGCCGGAGCGCGGCCGTCGGTAGCGCCCATGATCACGAACAGGAAGATGGCCGTGAGCACGGTTTCAATGAGGAATGCAGAAAGCATGCCGGAGGTCTTGCCACCAAAGGCGTTCAGGCCGTCCTTGAGGGAATCGGACCAGCCGTTGGTTGCGA
Above is a genomic segment from Fibrobacter sp. UWB5 containing:
- the aqpZ gene encoding aquaporin Z, with product MKLTTRAIAEAIGTFWLVFGGCGAAVLACGVPTTGIGYVGVSLAFGLTVLTMAYAIGHISGCHLNPAVTLGQVAGGRFPAKEAPAYIAAQVIGGIIAAALLYVIACPDLTNAGIGAFATNGWSDSLKDGLNAFGGKTSGMLSAFLIETVLTAIFLFVIMGATDGRAPAGFAPIAIGLCLTLIHLISIPVTNTSVNPARSTAMAVFVGGAAIKQLWLFWVAPILGGVIGGIAYKCIAECKCCKK